Proteins encoded in a region of the Anopheles ziemanni chromosome 2, idAnoZiCoDA_A2_x.2, whole genome shotgun sequence genome:
- the LOC131281338 gene encoding uncharacterized protein LOC131281338, with the protein MRGVVLQMTLCLVLLEMPNVWGKLASYKGIVPPVKLSRSDEMAKYAVVNYDDYPMVVPKRAAMLLDRLMVALHHALEKGDGDDGGSRPINKVYRDGRYSGKPTVAKSLPPPPPPPPSKTEQLMKTYYAEADADADAEDRVTNSIPDEIDDIEARKELLDEMMDIQTRGTEDKTKKGRYWKCYFNAVSCF; encoded by the exons ATGCGAGGCGTTGTGCTGCAGATGACCCTTTGCCTGGTGCTGCTCGAAATGCCCAACGTTTGGGGCAAGCTGGCGAGCTATAAAGGCATTGTGCCGCCGGTCAAACTGAGCCGGTCGGATGAGATGGCAAAGTACGCGGTGGTCAACTATGACGACTATCCG ATGGTCGTGCCGAAGCGGGCGGCGATGCTGCTGGACCGGCTGATGGTGGCGTTGCACCACGCGCTGGAGAAGGGCGACGGTGACGACGGAGGCAGCCGGCCAATCAACAAGGTGTACCGGGACGGGCGCTACAGCGGCAAGCCGACGGTGGCCAAAAGCCTGCCACCGCCCCCACCACCTCCGCCGAGCAAAACGGAGCAACTGATGAAAACCTATTACGCGG AGGCGGATGCGGACGCGGATGCGGAAGACCGCGTGACCAACTCCATACCGGACGAGATCGACGACATCGAGGCCCGGAAGGAGCTGCTAGATGAAATG ATGGACATTCAGACGAGGGGCACCGAGGACAAGACGAAGAAGGGCCGGTACTGGAAGTGCTATTTCAATGCGGTCAGCTGTTTCTAG